Proteins found in one Erwinia sp. SLM-02 genomic segment:
- a CDS encoding oligopeptide/dipeptide ABC transporter ATP-binding protein, with the protein MSESLLELNEVHVNFPARTNWRGKVTERVHALNGLDMVVHRGETLGIVGESGCGKSTLAKLLMGMLKPTSGKLELARSPNSWLGRGMQMVFQDPLSSLDPRLPVWRIITEPVWIQSRTDEKPRRQLAESLAAKVGIRPEYLDRPPHAFSGGQRQRIAIARALSGQPDIMVLDEPTSALDISVQAQILNLLVSLQQQQNLTYVLISHNVSVVRHMSDRVAVMYLGQIVEIGETRQVLDAPQHPYTRLLMESVPRIGAPLDGAPSNTELPGNRHLPAGCYFRERCPHASERCREIQPLLTLDNGNAVRCWRAEALSFAG; encoded by the coding sequence ATGTCTGAATCCCTGCTTGAACTGAACGAAGTCCACGTGAACTTCCCGGCCAGAACCAACTGGCGGGGGAAAGTCACCGAGCGCGTTCATGCGCTTAACGGTCTGGATATGGTGGTGCATCGCGGCGAAACGCTGGGCATCGTCGGCGAATCCGGCTGTGGGAAAAGTACCCTGGCGAAGCTGCTGATGGGGATGCTGAAACCGACGTCGGGGAAACTGGAGCTGGCCCGATCGCCAAACTCGTGGCTGGGCCGGGGTATGCAGATGGTGTTTCAGGATCCGCTCTCTTCACTCGACCCGCGCCTGCCGGTATGGCGGATTATTACCGAACCGGTGTGGATACAGTCGCGTACCGATGAAAAGCCCCGGCGTCAGCTCGCCGAGTCGTTGGCCGCGAAGGTGGGTATTCGGCCTGAGTATCTTGACCGCCCGCCCCACGCCTTTTCCGGCGGACAGCGCCAGCGCATCGCCATTGCCCGCGCGCTGTCGGGACAGCCGGACATTATGGTGCTGGATGAGCCGACCTCGGCGCTGGATATTTCCGTGCAGGCGCAGATCCTTAATCTACTGGTTTCGTTACAACAGCAGCAAAATCTCACCTACGTGCTGATTTCCCACAACGTGTCTGTGGTTCGCCATATGAGCGACCGCGTGGCGGTGATGTATCTGGGGCAAATCGTCGAGATTGGTGAGACGCGCCAGGTGCTGGATGCACCGCAGCATCCGTATACACGATTGCTGATGGAGTCGGTTCCGCGCATCGGCGCACCGCTGGATGGCGCTCCGAGCAATACGGAACTACCAGGGAATCGTCACTTGCCAGCGGGCTGTTATTTCCGTGAGCGTTGTCCTCATGCCTCGGAACGGTGCCGTGAGATACAACCCCTGCTGACACTGGATAACGGTAATGCGGTAAGGTGCTGGCGGGCGGAGGCATTGTCGTTTGCGGGCTGA
- a CDS encoding LysR family transcriptional regulator: MMDWNDLRFFLTVARTQSLTKTAAALKVSQSTVARRISALENSLKTRLFVHHQTGYFLTDAGQDVLHYAEEVEGKILALESHISGTDMRPAGKVRLATAMTLASHLIIPALPRFNARFPDIVLEVITGINTVSMSRHDADIALRLVRPEQQSLKIRKVGRIDSAVYASKAYLDGHPPVADHSQQGRGFITWDPAFSHLPSAKWLSETCPTAPSALVTTSLVAQIAAVKAGLGLAVLPCFIARQEPELSEVIPAERVFNEDLWLVTHAELTASARVRAVADFLVEIVAEAGLL, encoded by the coding sequence ATGATGGACTGGAACGATCTGCGCTTCTTTCTCACCGTTGCGCGCACGCAAAGTTTGACGAAGACGGCCGCCGCGCTGAAGGTCAGCCAGTCGACGGTGGCAAGGCGAATCAGCGCGCTGGAAAACAGCCTGAAGACTCGTCTGTTTGTTCATCATCAGACCGGCTACTTTTTAACGGATGCGGGTCAGGACGTGCTGCACTACGCCGAAGAAGTGGAAGGAAAGATCCTGGCGCTGGAGAGTCATATCTCCGGTACGGATATGCGCCCGGCCGGTAAAGTCCGACTGGCAACGGCGATGACGCTGGCCAGCCATCTGATTATCCCTGCGCTGCCGCGCTTTAACGCCCGGTTCCCCGATATCGTGCTGGAAGTGATAACCGGCATAAACACCGTTTCGATGTCACGGCATGATGCCGATATCGCACTCAGGCTGGTGCGCCCGGAACAGCAGTCGCTGAAAATTCGTAAAGTCGGGCGCATTGATTCGGCGGTGTACGCTTCAAAAGCCTATCTCGACGGCCATCCCCCTGTGGCAGACCATTCGCAGCAGGGCAGGGGCTTTATCACCTGGGATCCCGCCTTCAGCCATCTGCCATCGGCGAAATGGTTAAGTGAAACCTGTCCGACTGCCCCATCCGCGCTGGTCACCACCAGTCTGGTGGCGCAGATCGCGGCGGTGAAAGCCGGGCTGGGCCTGGCCGTGCTGCCCTGTTTTATCGCCAGACAGGAACCGGAACTGAGTGAGGTCATCCCGGCCGAACGCGTCTTTAACGAAGATTTATGGCTGGTGACGCATGCCGAGTTAACGGCATCCGCAAGGGTCAGGGCGGTGGCTGATTTTCTGGTAGAGATTGTTGCCGAGGCGGGGCTGCTGTAA
- a CDS encoding alpha/beta fold hydrolase — protein MTQNEHTYTEKRSATAVVNAYFAAFAQGNIAEATALLADDVVWHIDGDPRVSTTGLLRGPEQVRGWLERFPDHFKPEVFAINQLIEHNNSVLAIGRFRHTVLSTGNTIGSDMIIHFTVADSKIARYQIFEDSALLQRAFDASDSWQDQQIKINGTLYRYRDCGEGPTLLFAHGLLVDRDVFAAQVRVLSRTHRCIVLDMPGHGQSGFRPDGWTLDDISGDLALMIRELSLGKVTFIGQSQGGMVGIRLAARDPDCVAGLILIGTSARAEYPERLEQWQAQREVILNGSDEQRASLFADIQRRLNGQRWLTEHPVDVKRERAVMLGHSRTGLALALDAAVFTRGDIRALLPLISVPTLIISGESDRATPPALSAEMAQAIPDATLRTLAETGHHPTIESADAVTQAVVSFLFNNQSGNMR, from the coding sequence ATGACACAGAATGAACACACCTACACGGAAAAACGGAGCGCGACTGCGGTCGTCAACGCGTATTTTGCTGCCTTTGCGCAAGGCAACATCGCGGAGGCCACGGCCTTACTGGCTGACGACGTGGTCTGGCATATTGATGGCGATCCCCGCGTTTCCACGACGGGGCTGCTGCGTGGACCCGAACAGGTCAGAGGCTGGCTGGAGCGCTTCCCGGACCATTTTAAACCCGAGGTGTTTGCCATAAATCAGCTGATCGAACATAACAATAGCGTGCTGGCGATCGGTCGCTTTCGGCATACCGTATTAAGCACGGGAAACACCATCGGCAGCGATATGATTATTCATTTTACCGTCGCTGATTCGAAGATCGCTCGTTATCAAATCTTTGAGGACTCTGCCCTGCTGCAGCGCGCTTTTGACGCCAGCGACAGCTGGCAGGATCAGCAGATTAAAATCAACGGCACGCTCTATCGCTATCGCGACTGCGGTGAAGGCCCGACCCTGCTGTTTGCACACGGGCTGCTGGTCGACCGCGATGTTTTTGCAGCGCAGGTCCGCGTGCTCAGCCGGACCCACCGCTGCATCGTACTGGATATGCCGGGCCACGGGCAGAGCGGATTCCGCCCCGACGGCTGGACGCTGGATGATATCAGCGGCGACCTGGCCCTGATGATCCGCGAACTGTCGCTGGGGAAAGTGACGTTTATCGGCCAGAGCCAGGGCGGGATGGTGGGGATCCGGCTGGCCGCGCGGGATCCGGACTGCGTAGCGGGACTGATCCTTATCGGCACCAGCGCCAGAGCGGAATACCCGGAACGGCTTGAACAGTGGCAAGCGCAGCGCGAGGTGATACTGAACGGCAGTGACGAACAGCGGGCATCTCTGTTTGCGGATATTCAGCGCCGGCTCAACGGCCAGCGCTGGCTTACAGAACATCCCGTTGACGTTAAGCGTGAACGCGCCGTGATGCTGGGCCACAGCCGGACCGGGCTGGCGCTGGCGCTGGACGCGGCCGTATTCACCCGGGGCGATATCCGCGCCCTGCTGCCGTTGATAAGCGTGCCCACATTAATTATCAGTGGTGAAAGCGATCGGGCAACCCCTCCCGCGTTAAGCGCTGAGATGGCGCAGGCGATCCCGGATGCCACACTGCGGACCCTGGCGGAAACGGGACATCATCCGACGATTGAATCAGCTGACGCGGTGACACAGGCTGTCGTTTCATTTCTGTTTAATAACCAGAGCGGGAATATGCGCTAA
- the ddpC gene encoding D,D-dipeptide ABC transporter permease has translation MMLTQQQPAVARATPRAAAWKRRLWMIRQSPLTVVGGAIIIFMLLMMIFAPWLVPQDPNAINLAERLQPPGAGHWFGTDEVGRDLFSRVLIGSQQSVAAGLAVVLVAGISGSLLGCLSGVLGGHSDAFIMRLMDIMLSIPSLVLTMALAAALGPSLFNAMLAIAIVRIPFYVRLARGQTLIVKQHTFVEASRTFGASRWHLISWHILRNALPPLVVQASLDVGSAILMAATLGFIGLGAQQPTAEWGAMVAIGRNYVLDQWWYCTFPGAAILITAVGFNLFGDGIQDLLDPKAGGRN, from the coding sequence ATGATGCTAACTCAACAACAGCCTGCGGTTGCCCGGGCTACGCCCCGCGCTGCGGCATGGAAACGCCGCCTGTGGATGATCCGCCAGAGTCCGTTAACGGTGGTGGGCGGTGCGATTATTATTTTTATGCTGCTGATGATGATTTTTGCCCCGTGGCTGGTGCCGCAGGATCCCAACGCGATTAACCTGGCCGAACGCCTGCAGCCGCCTGGGGCCGGGCACTGGTTCGGCACCGACGAGGTGGGCCGCGATCTGTTCAGCCGGGTGCTGATTGGCAGCCAGCAGTCCGTTGCTGCCGGTCTGGCCGTGGTGCTGGTAGCGGGCATCAGCGGGTCGCTGCTCGGCTGCCTGTCCGGTGTACTCGGCGGCCACAGCGATGCCTTCATCATGCGCCTGATGGATATCATGCTGTCGATCCCGTCGCTGGTTTTAACCATGGCGCTGGCCGCCGCGCTCGGTCCCAGCCTGTTTAACGCCATGCTGGCGATCGCCATCGTGCGCATCCCGTTTTATGTGCGGCTGGCACGCGGTCAGACACTGATTGTGAAGCAGCATACCTTTGTGGAGGCCTCCCGTACCTTTGGCGCTTCGCGCTGGCACCTGATCAGCTGGCATATTCTGCGCAACGCGCTGCCGCCGCTTGTGGTGCAGGCGTCGCTGGACGTGGGCAGTGCGATCCTGATGGCGGCCACGCTGGGCTTTATCGGCCTGGGTGCCCAGCAGCCCACCGCAGAATGGGGTGCGATGGTGGCGATTGGCCGCAACTACGTGCTTGACCAGTGGTGGTACTGCACCTTCCCGGGCGCGGCCATTTTGATTACCGCCGTCGGATTTAACCTGTTTGGCGACGGCATCCAGGACTTACTCGACCCGAAAGCCGGAGGACGTAACTGA
- a CDS encoding LysR family transcriptional regulator — translation MERIDFADLQAFLTVLRCRSFKLAAIELGLSASAVSHAIRRLEARLDARLLNRTSRAVSSTALGQQLAEKLGEGFDTISAAIETLDAPGRNSLGALRINVFADAARLLVAPALPAFSARFPEVRLTIVVEDRPVDITAEGFDAGMRYGHLVPEDMVAVPLTGPQRWIVVGSPQYVKQHGTPASPAALAEHRCIQLLLGNNARYRWDFDSPEGNISINVPGNITIKDTETTLSVACAGTGLAYVLESRVENELAAGTLVNVMPEHSAYGEPFHIYYSSRRYVHPALREFVNIIRLQHGLQALPDLLPESDRAGG, via the coding sequence ATGGAACGTATCGATTTTGCCGATCTTCAGGCTTTTTTGACGGTGCTGCGCTGCCGCAGCTTTAAGCTGGCGGCCATTGAACTTGGGCTGTCCGCTTCGGCGGTCAGCCATGCGATACGGCGGCTTGAAGCGCGTCTGGATGCCCGCCTGCTCAACCGCACCAGCAGGGCGGTGTCGTCAACGGCGCTGGGCCAGCAGCTGGCGGAAAAGCTGGGCGAGGGGTTTGATACGATTTCGGCGGCGATTGAAACGCTGGATGCGCCCGGACGGAACAGCCTGGGCGCCCTGCGGATCAACGTTTTTGCCGATGCGGCAAGGCTGCTGGTTGCCCCGGCACTACCGGCGTTCTCCGCACGGTTTCCAGAGGTCCGGCTGACCATCGTGGTGGAGGATCGCCCGGTGGATATTACCGCTGAAGGCTTTGATGCCGGTATGCGCTACGGGCATCTGGTCCCGGAGGATATGGTCGCGGTGCCGCTGACTGGCCCGCAGCGGTGGATCGTGGTCGGTTCTCCGCAGTACGTTAAGCAACACGGTACACCCGCCTCACCGGCGGCGCTGGCGGAACATCGTTGTATTCAACTGCTGCTGGGGAATAACGCCCGCTACCGCTGGGACTTTGACTCGCCGGAAGGCAATATCAGCATCAATGTGCCGGGGAATATCACCATTAAGGACACTGAAACCACCCTCTCGGTGGCCTGCGCCGGAACCGGGCTGGCCTACGTGCTGGAATCGCGGGTTGAGAATGAGCTGGCTGCGGGGACGCTGGTCAACGTCATGCCCGAACACTCGGCTTACGGTGAACCCTTCCATATTTATTACAGCAGCCGGCGCTATGTCCATCCGGCGCTGAGGGAGTTTGTTAACATTATCCGCCTACAGCACGGCCTGCAGGCGCTTCCCGATCTGCTGCCTGAATCAGATCGAGCCGGCGGCTGA
- a CDS encoding Cof-type HAD-IIB family hydrolase: protein MMIKLVAVDMDGTFLNGQGDYARQRFAEQYAQLKQRDIKFVVASGNQYYQLKSFFPEIDAELAYVAENGAYVVDKQREIFCGSLPEAEVKRVIEVISRIEGVNFLVCGRKWAYMLASAGDAFFNEMRVYYHMLEKVDSYDQIDDTVFKFALSYVEDDVTALMAQISDQVGDIVTPVSSGHGSVDLVIPGNHKANGIRRIQQIYDVADNDVLAFGDGGNDLEMLRHAGFSFAMANGSPAAKAAARYAAPSNNEEGVLAVIDAMLLGRAPFNV, encoded by the coding sequence ATGATGATCAAGCTTGTGGCCGTCGATATGGATGGCACCTTCCTTAACGGGCAGGGTGACTACGCGCGTCAGCGTTTTGCCGAACAGTATGCGCAGCTAAAACAGCGGGATATTAAATTCGTTGTCGCCAGTGGCAATCAGTATTACCAGTTAAAAAGCTTCTTCCCGGAGATTGATGCCGAACTGGCCTACGTGGCGGAAAACGGCGCCTATGTGGTGGATAAACAGCGTGAGATCTTCTGTGGAAGCCTGCCCGAGGCGGAGGTGAAACGGGTCATTGAGGTCATCAGCCGCATCGAAGGCGTGAATTTCCTGGTCTGCGGCCGCAAGTGGGCGTATATGCTGGCCAGCGCCGGTGACGCCTTCTTCAATGAAATGCGCGTTTACTATCATATGCTGGAGAAGGTCGACAGCTATGACCAGATCGATGACACCGTTTTTAAATTCGCCCTCAGCTACGTTGAGGATGACGTCACCGCGCTGATGGCGCAGATTTCTGACCAGGTTGGCGATATCGTCACGCCGGTTTCCAGCGGCCACGGATCCGTTGACCTGGTGATCCCCGGCAACCATAAAGCGAACGGCATCCGACGCATCCAGCAGATTTACGACGTGGCGGATAACGACGTGCTGGCCTTCGGCGACGGGGGAAACGATCTGGAGATGCTGAGGCACGCGGGATTCAGTTTTGCCATGGCTAACGGCTCCCCGGCGGCAAAAGCGGCGGCGCGTTATGCCGCCCCGTCGAACAATGAAGAGGGGGTTCTGGCGGTTATTGATGCCATGCTGCTGGGCCGTGCGCCGTTTAACGTCTGA
- a CDS encoding ABC transporter ATP-binding protein, which produces MQDRILTIENLRLSFPVYQGEVSVLNNVSMHIDRGEIVGVVGESGSGKSVTAMLSMQLIPRHSYRVNSGRLEVAGQDVLSASEAEMRQMRGNKVAMIFQEPMTALNPTRRIGKQMVDVLRQHRPLSASQARERAESLLKDMQIADPHNVMQRYPFELSGGMRQRVMIALAFSCEPDLLIADEPTTALDVTVQRQVLRLLKEKAAATGTAVLFISHDMAVVSQVCDRVYVMYAGSVIESGSTASVLTQPSHPYSAGLLECSPDSAEPRAELASIPGTVPNLARLPTGCAFRERCFAAGDACGKPPLLRASGGADRQVACWYPQKETVNV; this is translated from the coding sequence ATGCAGGACAGAATACTGACCATTGAAAACCTTCGCCTCAGTTTCCCGGTGTATCAGGGCGAGGTGAGCGTACTGAATAACGTATCGATGCACATCGATCGCGGGGAAATCGTCGGCGTAGTCGGCGAGTCCGGCTCCGGCAAATCCGTTACCGCCATGCTGTCCATGCAGCTGATCCCCCGACACTCCTATCGGGTCAACAGCGGCAGGCTGGAGGTGGCGGGACAGGACGTGCTGAGCGCCAGCGAAGCGGAGATGCGGCAGATGCGCGGCAACAAAGTTGCGATGATTTTTCAGGAGCCGATGACCGCGCTGAACCCGACCCGCCGCATCGGTAAACAGATGGTGGACGTGCTGCGCCAGCACCGGCCGCTGTCGGCAAGCCAGGCCCGCGAGCGCGCCGAATCGCTGCTGAAAGATATGCAGATTGCCGATCCGCACAACGTGATGCAGCGCTACCCGTTCGAACTGTCCGGCGGGATGCGCCAGCGGGTAATGATCGCGCTGGCCTTCTCCTGCGAACCGGACCTGCTGATTGCCGATGAGCCAACGACGGCGCTGGATGTGACGGTGCAGCGCCAGGTGCTGAGGCTGTTAAAAGAAAAGGCTGCCGCCACCGGCACCGCCGTGCTGTTTATCAGCCACGATATGGCGGTGGTTTCTCAGGTCTGCGATCGGGTCTACGTGATGTATGCCGGGTCGGTGATTGAAAGCGGCAGTACGGCCAGCGTCCTGACGCAGCCCTCGCACCCCTACTCTGCCGGACTGCTGGAATGCTCGCCGGATAGCGCTGAACCCCGCGCGGAGCTGGCTTCGATACCCGGCACCGTGCCGAATCTGGCTCGTCTGCCGACGGGCTGCGCCTTTCGCGAGCGCTGCTTTGCGGCGGGCGATGCCTGCGGTAAACCGCCGCTGCTGCGCGCTTCAGGCGGCGCCGATCGCCAGGTGGCCTGCTGGTATCCGCAAAAGGAGACGGTAAATGTCTGA
- a CDS encoding aldo/keto reductase: protein MKHRTLGKTGQKVSEIGFGAWAIGGTWGEVSVEDAEEALNAALDSGVDFIDTADVYGDGRSEKIIASVLNQRGGERPFIATKLGRRLSPHQATGYTEKNLNDFVDRSRINLQMDTLDLVQLHCPPTEVYYSPEVFAVMDEMIAAGKIRSYGVSVEKVEEGLKALEYPNVASVQLIYNIFRQRPAELLLKEAKRRDVGIIARVPLASGLLTGKMSAATAFAADDHRAFNRNGEAFDKGETFSGVPYEVALDAVDDIRRFITGDVTMAMFALRWILMNEDVTVVIPGSKNRAQSESNARASGVDALSQETMAALKQLYQEKIAPWVHQRW from the coding sequence ATGAAACACAGAACACTGGGTAAAACCGGCCAGAAGGTGTCGGAAATTGGTTTTGGTGCCTGGGCAATCGGTGGCACCTGGGGCGAGGTCAGCGTGGAAGACGCGGAAGAAGCACTGAATGCCGCACTGGATTCCGGCGTCGACTTTATTGATACCGCCGATGTTTACGGCGACGGACGTTCTGAAAAGATCATTGCCAGCGTGCTGAACCAGCGCGGCGGCGAACGCCCGTTTATCGCCACCAAGCTCGGCCGCCGCCTGTCTCCGCATCAGGCGACGGGCTACACGGAAAAGAACCTCAACGATTTTGTCGACCGCTCGCGGATTAATCTGCAAATGGATACGCTGGATCTGGTTCAGCTGCACTGCCCGCCAACGGAAGTTTACTACTCGCCGGAAGTCTTTGCGGTAATGGATGAGATGATTGCCGCCGGCAAAATACGCAGCTATGGCGTCTCGGTTGAAAAGGTGGAGGAAGGCCTGAAGGCGCTGGAGTATCCGAACGTTGCCTCTGTCCAGCTGATTTACAACATCTTCCGGCAGCGCCCTGCCGAGCTGCTGCTGAAGGAAGCGAAGCGGCGCGACGTGGGGATTATCGCCCGTGTGCCTCTGGCTTCCGGGCTGCTGACCGGGAAAATGAGCGCGGCCACCGCCTTTGCCGCCGACGATCACCGGGCGTTTAACCGCAACGGGGAAGCTTTCGATAAAGGAGAAACCTTCTCCGGCGTGCCTTACGAGGTGGCGCTGGATGCCGTAGACGACATTCGCCGTTTCATTACCGGTGACGTGACGATGGCGATGTTTGCCCTGCGCTGGATCCTGATGAATGAGGACGTCACGGTGGTGATCCCGGGTTCGAAAAACCGGGCGCAGTCGGAATCTAACGCCCGTGCCAGCGGTGTGGATGCGCTGTCGCAGGAAACGATGGCCGCACTGAAGCAGCTTTACCAGGAAAAAATTGCGCCGTGGGTACATCAGCGCTGGTAG
- a CDS encoding alpha/beta hydrolase family protein translates to MTIVITVLSRLQAFELPDSARQQTVVFSHGEDRLEGTLLLPSGISSPPVVLLVHGDAAQDRWSADGYLPLVNFLISRGIAVFSWDKPGVGTSRGNWLAQTMDDRADEAALALETLKTLPELHNSRLGFLGFSQAGWVVPRASRQSHADFAVLMGAAVNWRSQGLYFMRQRLLSEGVAADEIAKALADENEMFDAQYSPQTVSLPCLSRCNRQDFERRNALADAREDIRQMTTPVMLIMGEADRNVDPQESTEQWNATLPARTPRCLQQISDATHGLLRRGLFDYQLTTQWPWWKQGAFLMLGQEAYAPGGLETLADWIQLQQCRPE, encoded by the coding sequence ATGACGATCGTCATAACGGTACTGAGTCGGCTGCAGGCGTTTGAACTGCCCGATTCCGCCCGGCAGCAGACGGTTGTTTTCAGCCACGGCGAAGACAGACTTGAAGGGACATTACTGCTTCCTTCCGGCATATCGTCGCCGCCGGTGGTCCTGCTGGTGCATGGTGATGCAGCGCAGGATCGCTGGTCGGCAGACGGCTACCTGCCGCTGGTTAACTTTCTGATTTCACGCGGTATAGCGGTTTTTTCCTGGGATAAACCCGGCGTCGGTACCAGTCGCGGTAACTGGCTGGCGCAGACCATGGACGATCGTGCCGATGAGGCCGCGCTGGCGCTGGAAACATTGAAAACGCTCCCCGAATTGCATAACAGCCGCCTGGGATTTCTCGGTTTTTCTCAGGCAGGGTGGGTTGTACCGCGTGCCAGCCGACAGAGCCACGCCGACTTCGCTGTACTGATGGGTGCCGCAGTCAACTGGCGCAGCCAGGGATTATATTTTATGCGGCAAAGGTTGCTGTCGGAAGGCGTTGCTGCCGATGAAATAGCAAAAGCGCTGGCTGATGAAAACGAGATGTTCGACGCGCAGTATTCCCCACAAACGGTTTCACTTCCCTGCCTGTCCCGCTGCAATCGTCAGGATTTTGAGCGAAGAAATGCGCTGGCGGATGCCCGGGAAGATATTCGCCAGATGACCACGCCGGTGATGCTTATTATGGGGGAAGCAGATCGAAACGTTGATCCTCAGGAGTCGACAGAACAGTGGAATGCAACGCTGCCGGCCCGCACTCCTCGATGTCTTCAACAAATCTCCGATGCAACGCACGGCTTGCTTCGGCGCGGGCTGTTTGATTATCAGCTGACGACGCAGTGGCCATGGTGGAAGCAGGGCGCATTTCTGATGCTCGGGCAGGAAGCCTATGCGCCGGGCGGGCTGGAAACCCTGGCAGACTGGATCCAGCTGCAGCAGTGCCGTCCTGAATAA
- a CDS encoding glycosyltransferase family 9 protein has translation MSLKHLLRRIVFSPYDYQAVKVRPENIKLAVIHIPDQIGDAMAIFPVIRSLEKQQVEHVIIVASTINKPVFDELTLGQTQLTVIEMTFQDRARLAEIKSVAQNIVARYGTPDLCIEAMRKSNLKTMLFVRKLKAKTNFQVVGLALKCFSPACRTASRMDQFYRAPVPMTWSIMMREAGFPVVRAQFEFPVSNAVQAEVRHELEITGRYIAFNFEGSVKERTFTLATAKKIIAIIRHEFNLPIAIVNSPKGVNTAIELSQLYDDVYRLYLPPSIKRSAAVIKSAYITITPDTAILHIASAFNIPTVAIYANYKTRWPAMQDISETIVVGNNINDLNLDEFTFALRNLSRRLDLIQAADREAPAGRAVGG, from the coding sequence ATGTCCTTAAAGCATTTATTAAGGCGCATTGTATTTAGTCCCTATGACTATCAAGCCGTTAAAGTACGTCCTGAAAACATTAAGCTCGCCGTCATTCACATCCCTGACCAGATCGGGGATGCGATGGCCATTTTCCCGGTGATACGATCGCTGGAAAAGCAGCAGGTGGAACACGTCATTATTGTTGCTTCCACCATCAATAAGCCGGTTTTTGATGAACTGACCCTGGGCCAGACTCAGCTCACCGTGATAGAGATGACCTTTCAGGATCGTGCCAGGCTGGCAGAGATAAAATCAGTGGCACAAAATATCGTAGCCCGCTACGGCACGCCGGATCTCTGCATTGAGGCAATGCGAAAAAGCAATCTTAAGACGATGTTATTCGTCCGTAAATTAAAAGCAAAAACCAATTTTCAGGTTGTTGGTTTAGCGCTGAAATGCTTTTCTCCCGCCTGCCGGACTGCCTCCAGAATGGATCAGTTTTATCGCGCGCCGGTCCCCATGACCTGGTCGATCATGATGCGGGAAGCCGGTTTTCCTGTGGTCAGGGCGCAGTTTGAATTCCCCGTCAGCAACGCGGTTCAGGCGGAAGTTCGCCATGAATTAGAAATAACCGGTCGGTATATTGCCTTTAATTTTGAAGGAAGTGTTAAAGAGCGAACGTTCACGCTCGCCACGGCAAAAAAAATCATCGCCATCATCCGGCATGAATTTAACCTGCCGATAGCCATCGTTAACAGTCCTAAAGGCGTGAATACGGCGATTGAATTATCACAGTTATATGATGATGTTTATCGCCTGTATTTACCGCCTTCAATAAAACGCTCCGCCGCGGTGATTAAATCCGCTTACATCACCATCACACCGGATACCGCCATACTCCATATAGCCAGCGCCTTTAACATTCCCACCGTTGCCATTTACGCCAATTATAAAACGCGCTGGCCCGCCATGCAGGATATTTCTGAAACTATCGTCGTCGGAAATAATATTAACGACCTTAATCTGGATGAATTCACTTTCGCACTGCGTAATCTCAGCCGCCGGCTCGATCTGATTCAGGCAGCAGATCGGGAAGCGCCTGCAGGCCGTGCTGTAGGCGGATAA